A genomic window from Oceanobacillus timonensis includes:
- a CDS encoding pyruvate, water dikinase regulatory protein yields MAEQQVIYVLSDSVGETAELVIKAGLSQFKNGDYKIQRIPYVEDKGTIDEFLQQAKSHSSLVGFTLIDPELRAHLNKRSVELDIEAIDIMGPTMDAMERVFSVQPRLEAGLVHKLDEDYFKKIEAIEFAVKYDDGRDPRGITRADIVLIGVSRTSKTPLSQFLAHKRFKVANVPIVPEVDPPEELMMVDPKKCIGLRISSEKLNGIRKERLKALGLGDQATYANVSRINQELDFFNNVVGKIGCPVIDVSHKAVEETANQIIRMWQKRNQ; encoded by the coding sequence ATGGCTGAACAGCAAGTGATTTATGTGTTATCTGATTCTGTGGGGGAAACGGCTGAACTGGTCATTAAAGCAGGTTTAAGCCAATTTAAAAATGGAGATTATAAAATTCAGCGGATTCCTTATGTAGAGGATAAGGGAACCATTGATGAATTTTTACAACAGGCAAAATCGCATTCAAGCCTGGTCGGTTTTACGTTGATTGATCCGGAATTGCGAGCCCATCTCAATAAACGTTCCGTAGAATTAGATATTGAGGCAATTGATATTATGGGTCCGACAATGGATGCAATGGAACGGGTGTTTAGTGTTCAGCCCCGGCTGGAGGCAGGACTTGTCCACAAATTGGATGAAGATTACTTTAAGAAAATTGAGGCGATTGAATTCGCAGTGAAGTATGATGATGGAAGAGATCCTAGAGGTATAACCCGCGCAGATATTGTATTGATAGGTGTTTCCAGAACGTCCAAAACGCCCCTTTCTCAATTTTTGGCACATAAACGTTTTAAAGTAGCAAATGTTCCGATTGTACCCGAGGTGGATCCGCCGGAAGAGCTAATGATGGTAGATCCTAAAAAATGCATCGGTCTCCGTATATCTTCTGAAAAGCTGAACGGCATTCGAAAAGAACGTTTGAAAGCACTGGGGTTAGGTGACCAGGCAACTTATGCAAATGTGAGCAGAATAAATCAGGAACTGGATTTCTTTAATAATGTTGTCGGAAAAATAGGCTGTC